A window of the candidate division WOR-3 bacterium genome harbors these coding sequences:
- a CDS encoding T9SS type A sorting domain-containing protein codes for MINVFTNAKNDYQGAYIECRDLKNGELIWDNRFDFRNDSMQEFSDYFFVNDNGDLEVLSFRNASKTYSIMWFDATVSRRIYSLNTGELKIHEYGDISDTLRFPILTFYPLLPMLRSYPGDAIEYIVPRSKCDSKVFSMNEGLLIDTTYLFPRTYQYGDVFVLVERDKIIVTRYSRAEEPNNIPPNTYQVIIEEYNREWKYLRSVDLTDVLGPAIQYMARANRDAFVVSSFVGNISLSNPYFLKVSMMDTTYNLIETIDFSNKYIYAHAFKMKGSAGTLFVAGRRGRVNGRNVIDLIRSDGHGNIVKQHSLVHRERKLERLVHAEMGDNDEDLYLSVWTATFKQNSNQVDPDSEVVHVMRIDLKELGLVSVEDNLAEFPLFKVYPNPAGDVLWVEGDKSFDRVRFIDVLGREMFIDVMNGDRKVDISRLPWGMYFISFMSKGEVVGNSKLLKVR; via the coding sequence ATGATCAATGTTTTTACAAATGCCAAGAATGACTATCAAGGAGCCTACATAGAATGCAGGGATCTAAAGAATGGCGAGTTAATATGGGACAATCGTTTTGATTTTAGAAATGACAGCATGCAGGAGTTTTCAGACTATTTTTTTGTGAATGATAACGGAGATTTAGAGGTTCTATCCTTTAGGAATGCAAGCAAAACGTATTCTATTATGTGGTTTGATGCCACTGTATCAAGGCGAATATACAGTTTAAATACAGGAGAATTGAAAATACATGAATATGGAGATATTAGTGATACTCTGCGGTTTCCAATATTAACATTTTATCCGTTGCTACCTATGCTAAGGTCATACCCTGGAGATGCTATAGAATATATAGTTCCTCGATCAAAATGTGACTCAAAAGTGTTCTCGATGAATGAGGGACTTTTAATTGATACTACTTACCTTTTTCCGAGGACATATCAATATGGAGACGTTTTTGTGTTAGTAGAGAGGGATAAAATAATAGTTACTCGATATTCTCGAGCTGAAGAGCCAAACAACATACCGCCGAACACCTATCAAGTTATCATAGAGGAGTACAACAGGGAATGGAAATATTTAAGAAGCGTAGATTTGACTGATGTTCTTGGGCCAGCTATTCAGTACATGGCTCGTGCTAACAGAGATGCATTTGTAGTATCTTCTTTTGTTGGTAATATCAGTCTGAGTAATCCATACTTTCTTAAGGTTAGTATGATGGACACAACTTATAACTTAATTGAGACTATTGACTTTTCAAATAAATATATATATGCACATGCTTTTAAGATGAAGGGTTCGGCGGGTACTTTGTTTGTTGCGGGTAGGCGCGGTAGGGTTAATGGTCGGAATGTGATAGATTTAATTAGGAGTGATGGCCATGGGAATATTGTTAAGCAGCATAGTTTGGTGCATCGGGAGCGGAAGTTGGAGCGGCTTGTTCACGCAGAGATGGGAGATAATGATGAAGATTTATATTTATCTGTCTGGACAGCGACTTTTAAGCAAAATAGTAATCAGGTTGATCCGGACTCGGAGGTGGTTCATGTAATGCGTATTGATTTAAAGGAGTTAGGCTTAGTTTCTGTTGAGGATAATTTGGCTGAGTTTCCTTTGTTTAAGGTATATCCTAATCCGGCTGGCGATGTACTTTGGGTTGAGGGAGATAAATCTTTTGACAGGGTTCGGTTTATAGATGTTCTTGGTAGAGAGATGTTTATAGATGTTATGAATGGAGATAGGAAGGTGGATATCAGCCGCTTGCCCTGGGGCATGTATTTTATTAGTTTTATGTCTAAGGGAGAGGTAGTAGGGAACTCAAAGCTATTAAAGGTTAGATAG